ATTGGAAGCTAAGGTTATTCCTTATATCATTATCAAAAATTGCTTTTACTTGGTATATTGCATTGCTGCCAAATTTGGTTAATTCATGGgagcaaatggaaaaattgttcCATACCCAATTCCAAGGGACAATCTTAGATCTATTAGTCATTGAATTATTACCATGAAACAATTACATAATGAGTCAGTCGACCGGTTCATCTCTAGATTTAAGAGGGCTAGAAATAAGTGCTCGATCCCCTCACCTAAGAAAACCTTTGCAGATCTTGCATTTAAtagtttaaaatttgaaatttgggaGAGAATGATTGGGCAACACctattttgatttgttccaGCTATTCACCATAGCTATTAAGCATGAGATCTtgctcaaagaaaaagacaagacATGGTAGACGAGCATTTGTTAGTTGGGCTAACTCTACAGAAATGGATGAAGACCTAAAATAGGTGGACATAACAGAAGTCGCTAGGTGGACATAGCATAAGTCGTTGTTGCTAAAATGATTATAGATAAACCATATTTTTGTCAAGCTTTGAAGCCTGttagagtaaaaaaaaagtctaaCCTTGCGATATCCCAtattttcagtcatgttttctattgaattaatCAGGCATCTCATCGACGCGCTTGTAGTGCTATTTTCCAAGTTGATTACTCATGAAATAACTAAACTATTTGGGAAagttattaaggaattttaatgcaatagacttgagaattcgaccaataATCGGCTACTCGATCGTGCTCATCTACCGAaatcattacggcatagttaaaaatcgatcagggatcagagataggtcggttcgactgagatataTATGTCTCTAATTGTgagtgacaccactaaattgacaaattctcatcgatcggcccTAAACtaattcttttgtcattttggtaccctatgtccgtaattgaaccctcgagattttcacaataattgaaagtcgccaatgtatcaagtgggttcatagtagctcgaaaaaaatcgactaaaggtcatttgcactaaaactCTCTAAAAACTATTCAGTatcctaggtcacgctaaaaacacgccaaatggaaattaaccgcgaattcgagtccaatttcaaaaattgaagattatgTCATGttacaataaattctagaacgttgactcatcctccgaaatttttttagagattctagggatttttacggaaaatcgtttTGGATGATGCAGAAAATTAGCGGAAATTCGTACGGGCTGAATTTAATggagttttgactttcaagcTGAGCTATTTGGCGATGGGCACCTGCAGAAATGGTATGGGCTTTTTCTTCGAggaaattggacatcaaatttggggaatttGTAAAgaaattaaagctcaaaaccTAAGAAATTCGGAGCTATGGGAGGGCTGTATATTATTGGCTTTAAATTGGATTAAGTGGGTGGATTTTCATTGCAAGAAAGTATTAGAGACAAAGATGATAAACTTGTGGACTTTAGGAGGGACAAACATTTAATTAgttggataatatctttgactTCAAACCCTTCAATCTTGCTGAGCACACCACCAGCTGCCTTATCCCCTTCGTGCAACGtcctctccctctttttcttcGAACCCTCTCTCTTGCCGAGCAAAACAAAaacttctctctctatttctggTTTTGTTCTATTTCATTTCCTTGAAGCTCGAGATTCTCCATCTCCTCACTTCCCCACTAGGCTGCCACGCTTGTCTGCCCCTCCTCCACTTTGGCGTGCCCCCTCCTCGTGTCTTTAGTGCCTTCGTAGTCAACAACCAGCAATAATTCTTCCATCTTTGACCACCGAAGAAGCcagttgccttttttttctttcggtttGGTGAGCTGTCTAGCAGCCTAAAGTCCTCTGCTCCCTTTCACGCTGCTAGCTCCACGTTCAAAGCTCCACCAAGCTGCAATCAAGCTATCAGCAATAGTGCCCCATCTCCGCTTCATTTCCTTGTTGCATCGACGTCCCCTGCATGAGCAGCGTCTTTGGCCCAACATCAAGCCAAGTTCAGCTTCAATCTTCAGTAGCAACGGCCTAGCGAGCTATAGTCCGTTTGAAGTCCACGAGCCTAGCAATCTTCAGTTTCACGGGCCCAAATTCTTCGTGGATCAGCCCAAGAAGCCTGCAAATTCAGTCCAACAAGCTCGCGAAATTTCTAGCCCATCCGAAGACAAGCCCATCCTCGACCCATTTCCAGCTTACTTGAGGCCCGCGCAGTCAAACCCAAGaagcaagcccaagcccattaaccaagcccagcaatttgctgtgggcttgcaaggcttttgGGCCCGGTTTGAGTACCCGTCGACGCTGCCGAAAATTTAGAATTCAGCCACCGTTGCGTTGTTGTTGTAGTGTTTCGGTCTTTGctttaaacaagtgagttttactcactaatcctttattagtatgctaatgatgtttatgggttgattaaatttaatcaaGTGCAATTAGCTTGATAGAttatattagagtaattaaattagagacttatcaatgcatgttaggcaaatggttagtaTAGTTAGTAAGGAAATAGGTCATGGTATTTATTGAGCGAGTCTTGGTAATTTTCCAGgctcgtctcggcttccaattaggctataatgagcctaagttggatttattgcatttatttaatattttccgtgattaattaattaattaattaatttctggaaattaaacCGAGATAATTGAcaaccggaatttcgtgctgatcgtaGTGGTaatctttgtttatttaattgagtacctgattgtgcaaattgagtgaaattgtgTGGAtgtgtattttatttttaagatgtataattttggtaattaaatgGGAAATTGATTATGCAATTTATCACGCTGGCTCGATGACTAAGgatgtcatctcggagaaaggCGTTATAGTACGTGGGCTTGGTGACTAGGATATCACCTCGAGAAATGCACGTGGGCTTGGTGACTAGAtatatcaccttggagaatgcacgtgagctCGATGACTAGgtatgtcatctcggagaatgcacgtgagctCGATGATTAGATATATCAGTGTGAGAATGGATAGAAATGGCTAGAATGACTGGGGAATGgtctgattgacatgtaatcgactaggttgattgatcgatgtttCGATCCATGGTGATTGATtaggtgcctattgaactgtatTGAATTACAGGTAGAATCTGAGATTAAGGTAAGTAACCCATGTTGTGCTTAGATAGCCTTTAGGGCATATTGGCTTTCTAATCGGGTTTTAGGGAGTAGAACTCGATGAGACAtggtctcactggttattgtataaccattttcaagtccttaaatGACGTTGGCGAAGGACCAGAGGCCTGAAAAGTAGAAGGTGAAGCTTGAAGAATTGACAGTCCTATCTGACTAGTTAATCAtaggacaattctcttttgataGAAGTTGATTCATTTATGCAAACTTTGTTTTATGAACCGATGGTTTAAAACCTGACTCAACAATTCGCCTcgtatatatatttgcactatgatttgcaatgtatataagtgtgattGCTTTTAAAGTGTGAAAATTTGGAGTCTTACTTGCttatcttattattttattatctggggattatttatatacTTCCGCAtgctttttaaaatgaaagggtcgacgatgcgtcttgggacgttGCTATTTAATCAACCAATGTGAGGGATGGGTGCATGCCCGTGGATTGGGGTGTGACAAACCTCGGATTGGGGTGTGACAAACCTCATGCCAAAAGCTAAAAAGCCTATTTACTACTCCTTTGATGCCAATAAGACTAAGGAGATATTCAATCTATTATTGGCTGATGGCCAAATAGGAGTGACCGAGGGGTAGAGTATACCTGCTAAAGAAGAATTGGCATGGAAGAGAACATAAGGAGTTGCCACCAGCTTTGATTCTATGTAAGATGTAAGTAGGTGATAAGACAGGAGAGATATATTCCTAGGCGCCAATACCATCAATCTAGCCAAAGGATTGCTGGTAGGGAATACAATTGAAGATTGACTGTCCTATTTCGAGAAAATTTGAAgacaaaaatgataaaatatgtcacattagcattttccgtGAGTCAAACTGATGGTGTTCACTAGAAAATGTGATTGCATTAATTCGATAGTTTTTAGCACTTGATCGCATTTTTTAatggttttaaaatttaatcatactttcatgataatttttaaaattttaagttatgtTTGGTTGTCTAGATATTTAATTAGGATAAAACTGAATGggataagatatgaaatatAAGAATTTTGCTATACCATATCCACTGTTCTATATTTCGCAGTAATAAAGTAGGATGTTTTTCACATATTACCCTATCCATTGTTTGTTACAAATAACATATCAGAGTGTAAATAAACCTAAAAAATACACAAACAAATATGGTAAGAATCTTTCACGACACTCTtgcctacttcatttttatttttctaattttttattattattttccctctcttttttatttattttttctcttccatcattctctaataaaatttcattaaataatgaaatatactgatatacctaaaatatgtaattaaTATAAAGTGTAAAtatagggcgcgtttggtaacgtttacgtttaaaaattgttccggaatgaaataaaaaagtgtttacattcggggaacaatttttgaccgaaaacacgcgtttggtaaacttgttccggaacaattctttttttgtttcttttaatttttaatatttttcttttatttttctttttttcctttcttttttctttttcttttttacttttttggccggtcgccggcctccggcgaccggccgacggggccgacatctcgcccggccacggcgaggctcgccgtggttgggcgaggctcggcctcgccttggccgggtgagctcgggctcgcctggatccggtgaggccgagcgtcgcccccggcgaggctcgccgtgggccgggcgaggctcggcctcgccttggccgggcgagctcgggctcgcccggatccggtgaggccgagcgtcgcgccctggcgaggctcggcctcgcccggatccgggcgagctcgagctcgcccggatccggcgaggccgagctcgcccgcaggccgacgaggctcggcgtcgccggccaccgctagGTTGGCGTCGCCGTGGTGGCCccgcgacgccgagcctcgccggccgctgggcaagctcggcctcgccgggggccggcgagcctcgctgtGGCTGAGCGAGGCCGCCGGCTCTCgccgccggtcaccggccatggccaaggccggcgaccggccaaagaaaaagaaagaaaaagaagaagaaaaagagaagaaaaagaaaagtgtttctagattttgtttcgaaacaagaaacaactttttttttatttttgtttgcttgttccaaatgtgttttaacaaaaaaataattttaacaaaacgcacacaaacgcgtttcttttttttgttcccaaaacaaaaacagaaatttttgttcccgaacagaAATAAGTGGCAGCCAAAGCTAAATATAGATTTTTATACATGGAATTTATATCAtaagatagaaagaaatttgaatatataaataaaaataggaaaaaaataaaaatgaaatttgatattttgattttattaatttaacgagtttatcttcaagaaaataaattttctgttatgaatattaaaaatctcaTTTATCTTGATCCTACATATCCTGtggaataattttatctagATTATGTCTTTCTTATattggataaattttatcatgattAGTAAAGTTAGCCTTGGTAcgtgttttcttcttcaaccaaaGAGAATGGGCTCGGTGTGAAAAGGCAATTTTCGACAACCACCGACTTTCCTGGGAAACAAGCAGTCGCCGCAAGCGTGGCAATCTTGTAAATACCGACGAATGGAAGGCAGATTTGGCAATTTACAAGTAGCCCAAGCCAACCCGGCGTCTCGTCTCGTCTTCGTCCTCCGGACTGCGCCCAGTCGTCGGAGCCTCATTAGCATCCTCGCTCTTTCCAAACCGAAATCGCTCGGTGAgatcaacaaaaaaagagaaaaaaaacctCCCACCCACGCCCGGAGAGACAGAGATCGTCGTCACCGCCGCCGAGATCGGATTGACGTAGAGATCAATTCGACCGACCGCATTCGATCGAGATCGAAATCGAAATCCGCGACCTCGGAAACCATGTCTTCGGAGATGTCGAGCGTGGATCCCGAAGGCATGGACGGCGTCCGCATGAGCTGGAACGTGTGGCCGCGCACGAAGGTGGAGGCCAGCAAGTGCGTGATCCCGCTCGCCGCCTGCATCGCCCCGCTCCGCCCCCACCCGGACATCCCCACGCTCCCCTACGCGCCGCTCCGCTGCAAGACCTGCTCCGCCGTCCTCAACCCCTACGCCCGCGTCGACTTCACCGCCAAGATCTGGATCTGCCCCTTCTGCTACCAGCGCAACCACTTCCCTCCCCACTACGCCGCCATCTCCGACACCAACCTCCCTGGCGAGCTCTACTCCCAGTACACCACAATTCAGTACTCTCTCCCCTCCATGAACCCTAACAACCCCAACGATCCGCACGCCCATGCCTCCCCCGTCTTCATCTTCGTCCTCGACACCTGCATGATCGAGGAGGAATTGGGCTTCGCCAAGTCAGCCCTCAAGCAGGCGATCGGGTTGTTGCCAGACAACGCCCTCGTCGGATTCGTCTCCTTTGGGACGCAGGTCCAGGTCCACGAGTTGGGGTTCTCTGAGATGTCTAAAGTTTATGTCTTTCGAGGCAGTAAGGAGATCGCAAAGGAGCAGGTCTTGGAGCAGCTGGGTCTGGGCGTTTCTGCGCGTAGTCGGGTGGGAACCGCTGGTTTCCAGAAGGGGATGGTGCAAAATGGGTACCCAGGAGGTTCTGCTGTTACCCGGTTCTTGTTGCCCGCGTCTGAGTGCGAGTACACACTCAATTCGGTGCGTTCTTCGTGCTTTAGCAGTTGGAATTATGGGTGAATCATTTATTGATTGAGTTCGGTGCTTGTTTTGCAGTTGTTGGATGAACTGCAGACGGATCAGTGGCCTGTTGGGCCAGGTAATCGGGCGGCGCGCTGCACAGGAGTTGCATTGAGTGTTGCGGCCGGCTTAGTTGGGGCCTGTCTGCCTGGGACCGGAGCTCGGATAGTTGCTTTGGTTGGAGGACCATGCACTGAAGGACCGGGCACGGTGAGTCCAGTCAGCTTTGTTTTCCCCAGCACTTGTTGCCTTTGCTTCAAGATATTGAGGCTGTGGTAGATCCCTCTCAAGTGATTAGAGCAAGTCAATTTAACCCTATTGCACAATACATAATTAGGTGCTGGAGAGGTGAGAGATATAGAAATGGAAGTCAAGTTCTGTCAGTCTGTATTTGCAGATGAAATAAGAGCCAGACTTGCTTGAGCTTATTGGAGTCTGGGGATGGGTGGAATACCCTTGTTTTCTGGAGACTTGATGGTTCGGATAATTCTTATGTTGCTCTTGTTACTTTTTCCTATATTCTTTTGAGCTTGTGGTCCATGATTGATAATCAGACTTATTTGATTCATCCTTGATTTAAATCCATTTATGATTGTATTAATCCTCTGTTCtgataaattatcaatttatctaattgCTTTTGTTGAATAAGCATTGCAGTCTCCTGTGAGCATCGACGGTATATTTTGTTTGATATTAATAGATCCCATGGTTGCATGCACCTTGATTTACAGGGATTGAGataaattgaaggaaaaaggaTGATTTTTGTCTACATCTAGCAGTTGTTGAAATTCTGTCTACAAATATTTGCTCTTTATATAAGTaaagatgagtttttttttttttttttttttttttgggtatgatATCTGTTGTTTAAGCATATAGGGATGCCTAACCTTAAGCATGTTCTCTTTTGTGACGAGAATTTCATcatatgttgatttttttctttttgggggaggggagggggagggagaaagggttttttctcttttttttttttttttttgttgttggggGGGTGGAATTATTCCAGAGAGCAGGGAGGAGGGACGATCATTTCTGAGTGTTTCCTCTGAAGTTGGTATTACTTTCTCATTATTTGTGTAGTGAATTAAATCATGCTGAATTTTACAGATTGTATCCAAAGACTTATCGGATCCTGTACGGTCACATAAAGATCTTGACAAAGATGCTGCACCGTATTTCAAGAAAGCAGTCAAATTTTATGATAGTCTTGCTAAGCAGCTGGTCAGCCAGGGCCATGTTTTAGATCTTTTCGCATCAGCCCTTGATCAGGTATAGCAGTCAGCCTTTTTGTTGCTGGATAGATTCTAATGGCTCTTTGTGTTCCATCTCATTGTTGACCCTTTACACTGCATATTGTACTTCCAATTAGTATGATGACACAGTTTTTCCTGCGATCTCCGCCACCTCCATTAGACTTATAAAGTATTTGAAGCACTTGGTTAAAAGCATATTCTGATATCTGCTTATAAAGATTTTCGTAGTAGACATAACAAAGCAGGATTACATGCCACTGGCTGAAAGACTGGGATGAATCTATGATTCAAACCTTGCATGCACTGCCTTATGTATAGAAATCACCATAGACTAGTGGAATCTGTGGAAGCCACCATAAAACTTCAATCAGTCCAGCAATTCAACTTTCAATATGCTGTCTATTTATTCTGCATTTCCGGCACTCTAGGCTCACTATATAACTGAGTAAACTACACGGAACCTTTCCAAAAATGTAACTAGGTTGGCAAGTTCAAAATGCAGATATGCTTGGTCTAATGTACATTTTTAAGTATACATACTAATATACTCTGTTAATAAATATAGTGATTACCTGAGATAAGTGTAACAATGAGTTTTGGTACACGTATGGGCTGCTAAACTCAGGTATGCAAATCTAATGGCACAGACACTTGATCCAGAAGGTAGTTCTGAATATTTCTGTGGATTACCAAGGACCTGCCATAAAGTCAAATAGATCAGATAAGACTATTCAGAAAACATGTCTCCATGCATAAGTTCAATGATGTAGAAAACCTTGGTTTAGTATACACTTCATAGATGAGCAATAAAAAAGTcctttaatcataaaccttgaTTAGTTGTATAGGACCTTATCCCAAAATCAAGCTAAGATGCAAGTTTTAACACCCTTTTAACAAATGTAATACTTAAAAAGAACCTTTGTGCATCTTATCTTTGCATACACTACTATTGTTGTCAACGTAAGTAGAATTCAGAAGTAGCTGCTAAGTGCATGTAGATTGCCTTAATTCTTAAAGATTAAAGATTTATTGTGTCCTAAATTTCCCTGCAAGGGTTGATTTAGGTGAATTCAAAATCAAGCAACTTGAAGAGTGAAGATTTTGGGTTTGCTTCACCACAAAGAATTTGATAGAATGGATGATGAACATCACCAAAATGAAACTAGAAATTTGATTGGAGGTAGAGATTGTGCTTTTGAACCTACATACTAGTTGATAAAGGTATCAAACTGATTAGGCAGGCGAGGTTTTCTCCTTTATGTGCGGGAGAATGTTACTTGTGGCCATTGTGGAAATAGTGGTGAACCATCATCTGTAGTGCTGGTTTCCTTTCACATCACAACTGTTGTGAATTGACGACTTATAGTAGTAAAATAGACAACATGAAATATACATGGTATACTTGGTGTGACCTATAATCATGGTTAACTCTAGCTATACGCTATATCACAATTTTTAGCACACCCTACatagtcaccaaaaaaaaagtaaataaataaataaaattataataatccTAAACTCAGCTGGGGTCTGAAAAGTGAACTTACTATCTGGTTGGGTTGGCTTTGGCCCCATCTCTCTGTCTCCTTGATGGATCACTTGAAAATTtcagtttgtgttttctttttttcttttcttggatcgGGATAGCAAATTGGTTCACAACCCACAATATTGGATtgcggaaagaaaaaaaaaagctgtgaACTCAATATATGGATAGAACGGTGGCCAAATAGGGATTTGTTGAGGCTGGGCAGTTTCAGCAGCCACTGTTGCATCAACTAATAAATTGTTGTCACCCCTCAATTAATGGTATTATGCACTTGATTTATGTTACaatatttgtcaaaaagaattaattttttcggtttttattttttctttattttccttgagAATGAATAGTGGCAGTGTGATTGAGAACTAGAACAATGTTGTACATTGGCATTTTAGCACTTGTATTGATTCTAGTGGTTATGTGTTTTCAAAATGCATTTTGCAAGATTGTGATATTGCAATTGGGAACACATGCGTGTCTCTGGATGTTGTCTAAAATGAGAGCACTGCCTTAAATTGCCAGATGCCTTTCGGGCATTGAATGACTATCTCTAAAAATTCTTAAGCAGTTTCTGACTAGTTTCACatttgttcttgattttttttttctttaatctaatGGCTTAAATTTTCTGCCTTTTTAGGTTGGGGTTGCAGAAATGAAGGTTGCCGTTGAAAGAACCGGTGGTCTGGTTGTTTTGGCAGAAAGTTTTGGTCATTCTGTATTTAAGGACTCTTTCAAACGTGTATTTGAAGATGGGGAACAATCTCTTGGACTTTGCTTCAAGTAAGTTTTGATCTCTCTCCTTCATTCAGTTTTAGTGGTGGTTGCTTCCTGTTAGAGACTTGTGCAAGCTAAGTTTGTTGCAAGTCCTTAGGCAATCTTTGTGCATTTGGAGATGATATGTTCTCTATTGCTAAAGATGATAGATGTGGTATGTGGTTTTTAGGTGTTCAACCATATATTCAACTTTCTAGCTTATGTATGGTGTCTTATTGCGTTCTTCTTCTCttgatttcatttatttgattataCATGAGTGGAACCATTTTGTTAAGATTAATCACTTTACTGGTTCCAAGTCCAAGCCAATGCTTTCCTTCTATTGCCAAGGAGGAATTGGAGAAGTAAATCTGTTAGGGATAGATTCAGATATTTTCTCAATGGGGCCAAACTCCATGCTAACCTACCACTGATCCACTTGATTGACTAGAATGATTAGTTACTTATATGCTTATGCTAAAAAGTTAGGTAAGCATAATAAGAAGCAGATTCTTTTTGCATGGAACCACTGAATTCTCATAATTTGATGACTATCTATTGTGTGCTCTTTGGTCATGCAAACTTTAGTAGATAACAGCTTGCATAAATCACCAACTTCAGGGATTTTATTGGGGTGTTGATTAAAGAAGTTTTAAGAATGAAACTACAGTTacttttgtaaaatgtttatcTGTCCTTGTCAGTTGCTGAGTTTTGGTATCATAATTGGCTCGAACATTTAATTCATTGAAGGTGCTTTCTCTCTTGGCCTTTGGTATCTAACATGTATGAATCTTGATAGCTTAGGAAAAGTTTTTTTAATGGCATTAAGTCTAAGCTCATAACATGGACTGTGGCAGCTAGATCCCGGCCTTGGCTATATCATGTTCACATTATACATAATCCCTTCTACAAGAAATTTTTCGGGGTGTCTAATGCTTTTGTGATTGTAGCCAGTACTTCATGTGTACATATCCTTGGGGCACGCCAATTCATATGGCCAGGAAAAAAATTCCTATCTtgcattgattttgaaaaatatgcTGCCATGGTGCCATTAAAGAATTATGTGAATTTTAAAGATGTGGCACATTATTAAATATCAAGTTCTTTTCCTTCTACTTTTGCAGTGGCACACTTGAGATTAACTGCTCCAAGGACATCAAAATAGAAGGTATCCTTGGACCTTGCACATCTTTGGAGAAGGTAGGGTACCTCCCAAGTTGCTTTTAAGCTTGTATATTTTGTGGATGAGGTTTGGTTAGGATGAGAGTTGCTCTATGTGCGTTGCAGAAAGGACCAGCTGTCGCAGACACAGTCACTGGGGAGGGTGGCACTACAGCATGGAAAATGTGTGGCCTTGACAAGAGTACTTGCTTGACTGTCTTGTTTGATCTTTCATCCAGTGAACGGTCTGCTGCTCCTGGAACTGTGAACCCACAGTTGTATCTGCAGTTCCTCACAAGGTATTACAAGTGACTCATTTTGATGAGAAACTTGATTATTTCTGCTCCTTTTATGCTTTTGCAACTTCCACTCATTAATGGACTTGTATTATGTATCAATTGTAGTTATCAGAACCCCGAAGGCCAATCAATGCTTAGAGTTACAACGGTCACTCGAACGTGGATAGACAGTTCTGTTAGCTCTGAGGTATGTGCTCATACTTAATATGAACATTTTGAAAGCCAAAGGTGACATTATTGTTTATCAATTTTGTTGATGAAATTCCCCATTAGTCCCTTGATTTTTTGCTGGTGATTTTGGTGAATCTTACAGTTGATTGA
Above is a window of Eucalyptus grandis isolate ANBG69807.140 chromosome 9, ASM1654582v1, whole genome shotgun sequence DNA encoding:
- the LOC104418457 gene encoding protein transport protein SEC23, translated to MSSEMSSVDPEGMDGVRMSWNVWPRTKVEASKCVIPLAACIAPLRPHPDIPTLPYAPLRCKTCSAVLNPYARVDFTAKIWICPFCYQRNHFPPHYAAISDTNLPGELYSQYTTIQYSLPSMNPNNPNDPHAHASPVFIFVLDTCMIEEELGFAKSALKQAIGLLPDNALVGFVSFGTQVQVHELGFSEMSKVYVFRGSKEIAKEQVLEQLGLGVSARSRVGTAGFQKGMVQNGYPGGSAVTRFLLPASECEYTLNSLLDELQTDQWPVGPGNRAARCTGVALSVAAGLVGACLPGTGARIVALVGGPCTEGPGTIVSKDLSDPVRSHKDLDKDAAPYFKKAVKFYDSLAKQLVSQGHVLDLFASALDQVGVAEMKVAVERTGGLVVLAESFGHSVFKDSFKRVFEDGEQSLGLCFNGTLEINCSKDIKIEGILGPCTSLEKKGPAVADTVTGEGGTTAWKMCGLDKSTCLTVLFDLSSSERSAAPGTVNPQLYLQFLTSYQNPEGQSMLRVTTVTRTWIDSSVSSEDLVQGFDQETAAVVMARIASFKMEMEEGFDATRWLDRKLIRLCSKFGDYRKDDPASFTLNPCFSLFPQFLFNLRRSQFVQVFNNSPDETAYFRMLLNRENVANAAVMIQPSLISYSFNSLPAPALLDVASIAADRILLLDSYFSVVIFHGMTIAQWRNMGYQNQPEHQAFAQLLQAPQDDAQMIIRERFPVPRLVVCDQHGSQARFLLAKLNPSATYNNAHEMTAGSDVIFTDDVSLQVFIEHLQRLAVQS